A single bacterium DNA region contains:
- a CDS encoding histidinol phosphate phosphatase domain-containing protein produces the protein MIDLHTHTFASDGVLLPSELIRRAQAAGYRAIGITDHGDESNLEDLIRRAVTAAASWADEMGIIVIPGVEITHVPPGRIPGVAARARETGARLVIVHGETITEPVAPGTNAAAVRCPDVDILAHPGLLTEEDAAAAAQNGVHLEITARKGHSSANGHVARMALQAGARLLFGTDAHGPGDLVTVQYARAVLMGAGIVANEIDDVFNNGKKLLEEITG, from the coding sequence ATCATCGACCTGCATACCCACACCTTTGCCAGCGATGGAGTTCTCCTTCCCTCTGAACTCATAAGGCGGGCACAGGCGGCCGGCTACAGGGCCATCGGTATCACCGACCACGGTGACGAGTCCAACCTCGAGGACCTGATTCGCAGGGCAGTTACGGCTGCCGCGTCCTGGGCTGACGAGATGGGGATCATCGTTATCCCAGGGGTGGAGATCACCCACGTCCCGCCTGGCCGGATTCCCGGTGTGGCTGCGAGGGCCAGGGAAACAGGTGCCCGTCTCGTCATCGTGCACGGTGAGACGATCACCGAACCGGTGGCACCCGGCACCAACGCCGCGGCAGTCCGGTGTCCGGATGTCGATATCCTTGCCCATCCAGGTTTGTTGACCGAAGAGGATGCCGCCGCGGCCGCTCAGAACGGGGTCCACCTTGAGATCACCGCCCGAAAAGGGCACTCATCGGCCAACGGTCATGTGGCCAGGATGGCGCTCCAGGCGGGTGCGCGGCTCCTGTTCGGGACCGATGCCCACGGTCCTGGAGACCTGGTCACCGTTCAGTATGCACGGGCTGTCCTCATGGGAGCGGGAATTGTCGCCAATGAGATCGACGACGTTTTTAACAATGGAAAAAAACTGCTCGAAGAGATCACCGGCTAG
- a CDS encoding tetratricopeptide repeat protein: MSYIKRRKAGKQGPTPQEIIADQKTLANWLTERVNTIVYTAGAALFILIMVLGIMWMRSEREEAANKALSMALVLYQNTIYQIPSEDPELDKMNLGQLLEGFDEVASGYADMAQGQSASLYKASVLYKLGRYTEAATAVEELRTRNPDLVSEVNGSYLLASSYEAMEEYNQAIGVYSQLRDRISGDMKAVLAIDIARCQEISGNKEAAVNLYREILSEYPDSVFGLRAVKKLATLGVIDKETL, from the coding sequence ATGAGCTACATCAAGCGCAGGAAGGCAGGCAAACAGGGGCCTACACCCCAGGAGATCATCGCCGACCAGAAAACCCTGGCCAACTGGTTAACGGAACGTGTCAACACGATCGTATACACTGCCGGCGCGGCACTGTTTATCCTCATCATGGTCCTCGGCATCATGTGGATGAGATCGGAGAGGGAGGAAGCTGCCAACAAGGCTTTATCGATGGCGCTGGTTTTATACCAGAATACGATCTACCAGATACCTTCCGAGGATCCCGAACTGGACAAGATGAACCTCGGACAGCTCCTGGAAGGGTTCGACGAGGTGGCATCCGGGTACGCCGACATGGCGCAGGGTCAATCGGCCTCTCTTTACAAGGCCAGCGTGCTGTACAAGCTGGGAAGGTATACGGAGGCCGCCACCGCAGTCGAGGAGCTTCGAACCAGGAACCCGGATCTGGTGAGCGAGGTCAACGGATCATACCTGCTGGCCAGCAGCTACGAGGCCATGGAGGAGTACAACCAGGCCATCGGGGTCTATTCCCAGTTGAGGGACCGGATCAGCGGTGACATGAAGGCCGTGCTGGCGATCGATATCGCCAGGTGCCAGGAGATCTCCGGCAACAAGGAGGCCGCAGTGAACCTTTACCGGGAGATCCTGTCCGAATACCCTGATTCGGTTTTCGGCCTGCGGGCAGTAAAGAAGCTGGCAACTTTGGGTGTCATCGACAAGGAAACGCTTTGA